From one Doryrhamphus excisus isolate RoL2022-K1 chromosome 9, RoL_Dexc_1.0, whole genome shotgun sequence genomic stretch:
- the lrrfip1a gene encoding uncharacterized protein lrrfip1a isoform X11: MSNMGSQGTGRKRSSNKDRSTAEDDALNLIAKEAEARLAAKRAARAEAREIRMRELERQQKEIFQVQKKYYGLNTKLDDRADGKWGDIEQWMEDSERYSRPSQMHTLSDDDERLSVGSRGSVRSDLDSVYGAGGSSLVSHKKSKKKKKHKHKDKDRNGYDDEYSVVSSRSSRLSDDSRVSRSSRGDLLASYASSDLYSLNGLSSTRNTGSTGAYQDNCGSVASYLRSSASSGGLLRDLDDVTIPDFSDADDKDYLEKGSRSASALTATTLTSLGGSSSRRGSVETAITVDAEAAVREIKEIHELKDQIQDVESKYTQNLKEAKDALTEVEEKYRKAMVSNAQLDNEKNNLMYQVDTLKDSLMELEELLSESRREYEEKVKEFEREKHAHSVLQFQLITMKETLKQSEELLNEIRQLRMKQDGFAREISDLQETVEWKDKKIGALERQKEYTDAIRIERDELREEVVKLKDILKKHGIVLGPDMSINGSAGETETEVGTSGDSVPQPAQESSTFPAEGNSMLGSSVETQLRSSGKEEVDQEQHQEAQTGHLSSDRLSNTDRSYLAESHSRRTEEQKMPLKDINGGQRLECQAEADELPITKVFDEQVLSSEFEEITSTEKVNSDLEQKVATSTDITEDNSTNIFEETNEHRTIDESLSSKTQSYLQDRKHSESCSDEGHGRDLQSCPQKEDVINLDTRPQGNLKHSESCTQDIKDSDSSPQEDVKDSELCPQGNLKDSASCPQDDVNDSESCPQEDVSDSESCPQGNLNDSESCPQEDVNDSESCPQEDVNDFESCPQGNLKDSESCPQEDVNDSKSCPQEDVNDSKSCPQEDVNDSKSCPQEDVNDSKSCPQEDVNDSKSCPQEDVNDSKSCPQEDVNDSKSCPQEDVNDSGSCPQEDVNDSGSCPQEDVNDSGSCPQEDVNDSGSCPQEDVNDSGSCPQEDVNDSGSCPQEDVNDSESCPQEKYTKDSELCPQVGNLKDSASESVLGVSNTELQCVTESAEANDDVEEILTNAPPRGANDPGKKKKKKRRGKKKGRSTEERSQPKDHKESTTTCQESIQPDAVPKDNGSGTECGSDGHIVKRIEESSTDQVIKETDQQHITEQVEHIKASNVEQPNKSKQVEHIETSDVENPKESMMDLILNADDQHLEADKVTLEDENISLTLQLSQTQSHHSADKRDMKQTLESVTVEEHFIKSSDILVDVVSTNTSKILDILDISDDTIKTVTLEPESQNHPSVTMMPPTQCPESPSKPSAPTDSNSHMLIGFSDKGLLENTCTNQKDEQTESERSFSSQNPHDGSHEKSKLSESEKKNEFLDLVKPENSLHDPDKDEIFPETQAEHFMERQPQLYDDQIDPAASDMKVQTQSSSPEEAGNATSPQIVQRLSDEQLGSADNLEEHKHSQSNQEHLQESTAPNQSKTNNTSQENEEHSEDDEKGQSFDFDDMDSDVAVEIQTITNSQEEEVEVGVDVLSDMLAPSPTKLQVVQENSQEKPMDPEVCADVAPADKDLHVEALGIAEDQKEKMRQEKIDATDEQIFVTKDTPPSKAGEFSVLENTREDQPPPQAVSLSVEEALNDVGQPQGDLSATKMGRNRVTEKQPKNSKKGKSKGKDDCKMT, encoded by the exons GCTGAGGCAAGGCTGGCAGCAAAAAGGGCAGCTCGGGCAGAAGCCAGAGAGATCCGTATGAGAGAACTtgaaagacaacaaaaagaG ATCTTTCAGGTCCAGAAG aaatattatGGCTTGAACACCAAATTAGATGACAGAGCGGACGGCAAATGGGGAGATATTGAGCAATGGATG GAGGACAGTGAGAGATACTCACGCCCCTCACAGATGCACACG CTTTCAGATGATGATGAACGCTTGTCAGTGGGAAGCCGAGGCAGTGTCAGG TCGGATCTTGATTCAGTTTATGGGGCAGGG GGCTCATCCTTGGTCTCACATAAGAAGtccaagaaaaagaagaaacataAGCATAAAGATAAAGAT AGGAACGGCTATGATGATGAGTACAGTGTTGTGTCCAGCAGG AGTTCAAGACTGAGTGATGACAGCAGGGTCTCACGTTCATCCAGGGGAGATTTGTTG GCATCTTATGCTTCCTCTGACCTGTACAGCCTCAATGGCCTGTCCTCCACTAGGAACACAGGTTCAACTGGTGCGTACCAG GACAACTGTGGTTCTGTTGCCAGTTATTTAAGAAGCTCAGCAAGTAGTGGTGGCCTCCTCAGGGATCTGGACGATGTTACTATTCCTGATTTTTCTGAT GCAGATGACAAGGATTATCTCGAGAAA ggttcCAGATCAGCTTCTGCATTAACAGCAACGACTCTCACCTCACTCGGCGGGTCTTCCTCACGGAGAGGAAGTGTAGAGACTGCCATAACTGTGGATGCCGAGGCTGCAGTGAGAGAAATTAAG GAAATTCATGAACTGAAGGATCAAATTCAAGATGTGGAGTCCAAGTACACACAGAACCTAAAAGAAGCTAAG GATGCATTGACAGAAGTGGAAGAGAAGTATCGTAAGGCCATGGTATCCAACGCCCAGCTGGACAATGAGAAGAACAACCTCATGTACCAGGTGGATACGCTTAAGGACTCGCTGATGGAACTAGAGGAACTCCTGTCTGAGTCCCGGCGGGAGTATGAAGAGAAGGTCAAG GAATTTGAGCGAGAGAAGCATGCCCACAGTGTGCTTCAGTTCCAATTGATAACAATGAAAGAAACACTGAAACAAAGTGAGGAGCTCTTAAAT GAGATCCGTCAGTTGCGTATGAAACAGGACGGTTTTGCTAGAGAGATATCTGACCTACAGGAGACAGTGGAGTGGAAGGATAAGAAAATTGGG GCCTTAGAGCGACAGAAAGAATACACTGATGCAATCCGAATTGAGCGAGATGAGCTCAGAGAAGAGGTTGTGAAGCTAAAAGATATTCTAAAG AAACATGGAATAGTACTGGGACCTGATATGAGCATCAACGGCAGTGCTGGTGAGACAGAAACAGAAGTCGGCACCAGCGGAGACTCTGTTCCTCAACCAGCTCAGGAATCGTCCACTTTCCCAGCAGAGGGGAACAGCATGCTCG GAAGCTCAGTGGAGACTCAGTTGAGAAGTAGTGGCAAGGAAGAGGTGGATCAAGAGCAGCATCAAGAAGCCCAGACCGGTCATTTGAGCTCTGATAGGTTGTCTAATACTGATCGTTCATATTTAGCGGAATCCCATAGCAGAAGAACAGAAGAACAGAAAATGCCGCTCAAAGACATCAATGGTGGCCAAAGGTTGGAATGTCAGGCTGAAGCTGATGAACTTCCAATCACAAAAGTATTTGATGAACAAGTTCTCAGCTCTGAGTTCGAAGAAATCACAAGTACTGAAAAAGTCAACTCAGATTTAGAACAGAAAGTAGCAACAAGCACAGATATTACTGAAGACAACTCCACTAACATCTTTGAGGAGACAAACGAACACAGAACCATAGATGAAAGTCTTTCATCAAAAACACAATCATATCTACAAGATCGCAAACATTCTGAATCATGCTCCGACGAAGGACATGGAAGAGATTTGCAATCATGTCCCCAAAAAGAAGATGTCATTAATTTAGATACACGTCCTCAAGGAAATCTCAAACATTCTGAATCGTGTACACAAGACATCAAAGATTCAGACTCATCTCCCCAAGAAGACGTCAAAGATTCAGAATTGTGTCCTCAAGGAAATCTCAAAGATTCAGCATCATGTCCTCAGGATGATGTCAACGATTCAGAATCATGTCCCCAAGAAGATGTCAGCGATTCAGAATCATGTCCTCAAGGAAATCTCAACGATTCGGAATCGTGTCCCCAAGAGGATGTCAACGATTCCGAATCGTGTCCCCAAGAGGATGTCAACGATTTCGAATCATGTCCTCAAGGAAATCTCAAAGATTCCGAATCGTGTCCCCAAGAGGATGTCAACGATTCCAAATCGTGTCCCCAAGAGGATGTCAACGATTCCAAATCGTGTCCCCAAGAGGACGTCAACGATTCCAAATCGTGTCCCCAAGAGGACGTCAACGATTCCAAATCGTGTCCCCAAGAGGACGTCAACGATTCCAAATCGTGTCCCCAAGAGGACGTCAACGATTCCAAATCGTGTCCCCAAGAGGACGTCAACGATTCCAAATCGTGTCCCCAAGAGGACGTCAACGATTCCGGATCGTGTCCCCAAGAGGACGTCAACGATTCCGGATCGTGTCCCCAAGAGGACGTCAACGATTCCGGATCGTGTCCCCAAGAGGACGTCAACGATTCCGGATCGTGTCCCCAAGAGGACGTCAACGATTCCGGATCGTGTCCCCAAGAGGACGTCAACGATTCCGGATCGTGTCCCCAAGAGGACGTCAACGATTCAGAATCATGTCCccaagaaaaatatacaaaagatTCTGAATTGTGTCCCCAGGTAGGAAATCTTAAAGACTCTGCGTCTGAGTCTGTCCTAGGTGTATCAAATACTGAACTCCAATGTGTAACTGAAAGTGCTGAGGCAAACGATGATGTTGAAGAAATACTAACAAATGCTCCACCTCGGGGTGCTAACGATCCtgggaaaaagaagaaaaagaagaggagAGGCAAAAAGAAAGGAAGGTCCACGGAGGAAAGAAGTCAACCAAAGGACCACAAGGAATCTACTACTACATGTCAAGAAAGCATCCAACCAGATGCAGTTCCAAAGGACAACGGATCAGGCACCGAATGTGGTAGTGACGGTCACATTGTGAAACGCATTGAAGAATCATCCACAGATCAGGTTATCAAAGAGACCGATCAGCAACATATTACTGAACAAGTGGAACATATTAAAGCCTCAAATGTCGAACAACCTAATAAATCAAAGCAAGTAGAACACATCGAAACGTCAGATGTTGAAAACCCCAAAGAATCAATGATGGATCTAATTCTGAATGCAGATGATCAGCATTTGGAAGCAGATAAAGTAACGTTAGAAGatgaaaacatttctctcacTTTGCAACTCAGTCAGACACAAAGTCACCACAGTGCAGATAAACGTGATATGAAACAAACTTTGGAATCTGTGACAGTAGAGGAACACTTTATAAAGAGTTCTGACATTCTTGTTGACGTTGTTAGTACCAACACCTCTAAAATCCTTGACATACTTGATATTTCAGATGACACCATCAAAACTGTTACTCTTGAACCTGAAAGTCAAAATCACCCGTCTGTGACTATGATGCCTCCTACCCAATGCCCAGAGTCACCATCTAAGCCGTCTGCTCCCACGGACTCAAACAGTCACATGCTCATTGGGTTTTCTGACAAAGGCCTGCTAGAGAATACTTGTACAAACCAAAAGGATGAACAGACAGAATCAGAAAGATCATTTTCTTCTCAGAATCCTCATGATGGGTCACAcgaaaaatccaaactatctgagagtgagaagaaaaatgaatttCTAGATTTAGTCAAGCCAGAGAACTCATTGCATGACCCTGACAAAGATGAAATCTTTCCGGAGACTCAAGCCGAACATTTTATGGAAAGGCAACCACAGCTTTATGACGATCAAATTGATCCTGCTGCATCAGACATGAAGGTGCAGACACAAAGTTCTTCTCCAGAAGAAGCAGGAAATGCTACAAGTCCCCAGATTGTGCAGCGACTTAGCGATGAGCAATTAGGGTCTGCAGACAATCTTGAGGAGCACAAACATAGCCAAAGCAACCAAGAACATCTGCAGGAATCCACAGCTCCAAACCAGTCAAAGACCAATAACACAAGTCAGGAGAACGAGGAGCATTCCGAAGACGACGAGAAAGGGCAGTCCTTTGATTTTGATGACATGGACTCAGACGTAGCTGTAGAAATACAAACCATTACAAATTCCCAGGAAGAGGAAGTCGAGGTAGGTGTTGATGTCCTCAGTGATATGTTGGCGCCGAGTCCAACTAAGCTTCAAGTAGTACaagaaaattcacaagaaaagcCAATGGATCCTGAAGTGTGTGCAGATGTAGCTCCGGCAGACAAAGACCTCCATGTGGAGGCTTTGGGAATTGCGGAAGACCAGAAGGAAAAAATGCGGCAAGAGAAGATTGACGCAACGGATGAGCAAATCTTTGTTACAAAAGACACGCCGCCTAGCAAAGCTGGGGAGTTTAGTGTTTTAGAAAACACACGTGAAGACCAGCCCCCCCCTCAAGCAGTGTCTTTATCAGTAGAAGAAGCGTTAAATGATGTTGGACAACCGCAGGGAGATTTAAGTGCAACCAAAATGGGACGTAACCGAGTGACCGAAAAGCAACCAAAAAATAGCAAGAAGGGCAAAAGCAAAGGCAAAGATGACTGCAAGATGACTTAG
- the lrrfip1a gene encoding uncharacterized protein lrrfip1a isoform X5 — MSNMGSQGTGRKRSSNKDRSTAEDDALNLIAKEAEARLAAKRAARAEAREIRMRELERQQKEIFQVQKEDSERYSRPSQMHTLSDDDERLSVGSRGSVRSDLDSVYGAGGSSLVSHKKSKKKKKHKHKDKDRNGYDDEYSVVSSRSSRLSDDSRVSRSSRGDLLASYASSDLYSLNGLSSTRNTGSTGAYQSALYEDSHCSGSQRVTGSGAHSLEYSSYHRSNSRTSSRANSARTSPVDNCGSVASYLRSSASSGGLLRDLDDVTIPDFSDADDKDYLEKGSRSASALTATTLTSLGGSSSRRGSVETAITVDAEAAVREIKEIHELKDQIQDVESKYTQNLKEAKDALTEVEEKYRKAMVSNAQLDNEKNNLMYQVDTLKDSLMELEELLSESRREYEEKVKEFEREKHAHSVLQFQLITMKETLKQSEELLNEIRQLRMKQDGFAREISDLQETVEWKDKKIGALERQKEYTDAIRIERDELREEVVKLKDILKKHGIVLGPDMSINGSAGETETEVGTSGDSVPQPAQESSTFPAEGNSMLGSSVETQLRSSGKEEVDQEQHQEAQTGHLSSDRLSNTDRSYLAESHSRRTEEQKMPLKDINGGQRLECQAEADELPITKVFDEQVLSSEFEEITSTEKVNSDLEQKVATSTDITEDNSTNIFEETNEHRTIDESLSSKTQSYLQDRKHSESCSDEGHGRDLQSCPQKEDVINLDTRPQGNLKHSESCTQDIKDSDSSPQEDVKDSELCPQGNLKDSASCPQDDVNDSESCPQEDVSDSESCPQGNLNDSESCPQEDVNDSESCPQEDVNDFESCPQGNLKDSESCPQEDVNDSKSCPQEDVNDSKSCPQEDVNDSKSCPQEDVNDSKSCPQEDVNDSKSCPQEDVNDSKSCPQEDVNDSKSCPQEDVNDSGSCPQEDVNDSGSCPQEDVNDSGSCPQEDVNDSGSCPQEDVNDSGSCPQEDVNDSGSCPQEDVNDSESCPQEKYTKDSELCPQVGNLKDSASESVLGVSNTELQCVTESAEANDDVEEILTNAPPRGANDPGKKKKKKRRGKKKGRSTEERSQPKDHKESTTTCQESIQPDAVPKDNGSGTECGSDGHIVKRIEESSTDQVIKETDQQHITEQVEHIKASNVEQPNKSKQVEHIETSDVENPKESMMDLILNADDQHLEADKVTLEDENISLTLQLSQTQSHHSADKRDMKQTLESVTVEEHFIKSSDILVDVVSTNTSKILDILDISDDTIKTVTLEPESQNHPSVTMMPPTQCPESPSKPSAPTDSNSHMLIGFSDKGLLENTCTNQKDEQTESERSFSSQNPHDGSHEKSKLSESEKKNEFLDLVKPENSLHDPDKDEIFPETQAEHFMERQPQLYDDQIDPAASDMKVQTQSSSPEEAGNATSPQIVQRLSDEQLGSADNLEEHKHSQSNQEHLQESTAPNQSKTNNTSQENEEHSEDDEKGQSFDFDDMDSDVAVEIQTITNSQEEEVEVGVDVLSDMLAPSPTKLQVVQENSQEKPMDPEVCADVAPADKDLHVEALGIAEDQKEKMRQEKIDATDEQIFVTKDTPPSKAGEFSVLENTREDQPPPQAVSLSVEEALNDVGQPQGDLSATKMGRNRVTEKQPKNSKKGKSKGKDDCKMT, encoded by the exons GCTGAGGCAAGGCTGGCAGCAAAAAGGGCAGCTCGGGCAGAAGCCAGAGAGATCCGTATGAGAGAACTtgaaagacaacaaaaagaG ATCTTTCAGGTCCAGAAG GAGGACAGTGAGAGATACTCACGCCCCTCACAGATGCACACG CTTTCAGATGATGATGAACGCTTGTCAGTGGGAAGCCGAGGCAGTGTCAGG TCGGATCTTGATTCAGTTTATGGGGCAGGG GGCTCATCCTTGGTCTCACATAAGAAGtccaagaaaaagaagaaacataAGCATAAAGATAAAGAT AGGAACGGCTATGATGATGAGTACAGTGTTGTGTCCAGCAGG AGTTCAAGACTGAGTGATGACAGCAGGGTCTCACGTTCATCCAGGGGAGATTTGTTG GCATCTTATGCTTCCTCTGACCTGTACAGCCTCAATGGCCTGTCCTCCACTAGGAACACAGGTTCAACTGGTGCGTACCAG AGTGCCTTATATGAGGACAGTCACTGCTCCGGGTCACAGCGAGTCACTGGCTCTGGCGCCCAT TCTTTAGAATACAGTAGCTACCACCGCTCCAACTCCAGAACCTCCAGCAGGGCCAATTCAGCCCGCACCAGCCCAGTG GACAACTGTGGTTCTGTTGCCAGTTATTTAAGAAGCTCAGCAAGTAGTGGTGGCCTCCTCAGGGATCTGGACGATGTTACTATTCCTGATTTTTCTGAT GCAGATGACAAGGATTATCTCGAGAAA ggttcCAGATCAGCTTCTGCATTAACAGCAACGACTCTCACCTCACTCGGCGGGTCTTCCTCACGGAGAGGAAGTGTAGAGACTGCCATAACTGTGGATGCCGAGGCTGCAGTGAGAGAAATTAAG GAAATTCATGAACTGAAGGATCAAATTCAAGATGTGGAGTCCAAGTACACACAGAACCTAAAAGAAGCTAAG GATGCATTGACAGAAGTGGAAGAGAAGTATCGTAAGGCCATGGTATCCAACGCCCAGCTGGACAATGAGAAGAACAACCTCATGTACCAGGTGGATACGCTTAAGGACTCGCTGATGGAACTAGAGGAACTCCTGTCTGAGTCCCGGCGGGAGTATGAAGAGAAGGTCAAG GAATTTGAGCGAGAGAAGCATGCCCACAGTGTGCTTCAGTTCCAATTGATAACAATGAAAGAAACACTGAAACAAAGTGAGGAGCTCTTAAAT GAGATCCGTCAGTTGCGTATGAAACAGGACGGTTTTGCTAGAGAGATATCTGACCTACAGGAGACAGTGGAGTGGAAGGATAAGAAAATTGGG GCCTTAGAGCGACAGAAAGAATACACTGATGCAATCCGAATTGAGCGAGATGAGCTCAGAGAAGAGGTTGTGAAGCTAAAAGATATTCTAAAG AAACATGGAATAGTACTGGGACCTGATATGAGCATCAACGGCAGTGCTGGTGAGACAGAAACAGAAGTCGGCACCAGCGGAGACTCTGTTCCTCAACCAGCTCAGGAATCGTCCACTTTCCCAGCAGAGGGGAACAGCATGCTCG GAAGCTCAGTGGAGACTCAGTTGAGAAGTAGTGGCAAGGAAGAGGTGGATCAAGAGCAGCATCAAGAAGCCCAGACCGGTCATTTGAGCTCTGATAGGTTGTCTAATACTGATCGTTCATATTTAGCGGAATCCCATAGCAGAAGAACAGAAGAACAGAAAATGCCGCTCAAAGACATCAATGGTGGCCAAAGGTTGGAATGTCAGGCTGAAGCTGATGAACTTCCAATCACAAAAGTATTTGATGAACAAGTTCTCAGCTCTGAGTTCGAAGAAATCACAAGTACTGAAAAAGTCAACTCAGATTTAGAACAGAAAGTAGCAACAAGCACAGATATTACTGAAGACAACTCCACTAACATCTTTGAGGAGACAAACGAACACAGAACCATAGATGAAAGTCTTTCATCAAAAACACAATCATATCTACAAGATCGCAAACATTCTGAATCATGCTCCGACGAAGGACATGGAAGAGATTTGCAATCATGTCCCCAAAAAGAAGATGTCATTAATTTAGATACACGTCCTCAAGGAAATCTCAAACATTCTGAATCGTGTACACAAGACATCAAAGATTCAGACTCATCTCCCCAAGAAGACGTCAAAGATTCAGAATTGTGTCCTCAAGGAAATCTCAAAGATTCAGCATCATGTCCTCAGGATGATGTCAACGATTCAGAATCATGTCCCCAAGAAGATGTCAGCGATTCAGAATCATGTCCTCAAGGAAATCTCAACGATTCGGAATCGTGTCCCCAAGAGGATGTCAACGATTCCGAATCGTGTCCCCAAGAGGATGTCAACGATTTCGAATCATGTCCTCAAGGAAATCTCAAAGATTCCGAATCGTGTCCCCAAGAGGATGTCAACGATTCCAAATCGTGTCCCCAAGAGGATGTCAACGATTCCAAATCGTGTCCCCAAGAGGACGTCAACGATTCCAAATCGTGTCCCCAAGAGGACGTCAACGATTCCAAATCGTGTCCCCAAGAGGACGTCAACGATTCCAAATCGTGTCCCCAAGAGGACGTCAACGATTCCAAATCGTGTCCCCAAGAGGACGTCAACGATTCCAAATCGTGTCCCCAAGAGGACGTCAACGATTCCGGATCGTGTCCCCAAGAGGACGTCAACGATTCCGGATCGTGTCCCCAAGAGGACGTCAACGATTCCGGATCGTGTCCCCAAGAGGACGTCAACGATTCCGGATCGTGTCCCCAAGAGGACGTCAACGATTCCGGATCGTGTCCCCAAGAGGACGTCAACGATTCCGGATCGTGTCCCCAAGAGGACGTCAACGATTCAGAATCATGTCCccaagaaaaatatacaaaagatTCTGAATTGTGTCCCCAGGTAGGAAATCTTAAAGACTCTGCGTCTGAGTCTGTCCTAGGTGTATCAAATACTGAACTCCAATGTGTAACTGAAAGTGCTGAGGCAAACGATGATGTTGAAGAAATACTAACAAATGCTCCACCTCGGGGTGCTAACGATCCtgggaaaaagaagaaaaagaagaggagAGGCAAAAAGAAAGGAAGGTCCACGGAGGAAAGAAGTCAACCAAAGGACCACAAGGAATCTACTACTACATGTCAAGAAAGCATCCAACCAGATGCAGTTCCAAAGGACAACGGATCAGGCACCGAATGTGGTAGTGACGGTCACATTGTGAAACGCATTGAAGAATCATCCACAGATCAGGTTATCAAAGAGACCGATCAGCAACATATTACTGAACAAGTGGAACATATTAAAGCCTCAAATGTCGAACAACCTAATAAATCAAAGCAAGTAGAACACATCGAAACGTCAGATGTTGAAAACCCCAAAGAATCAATGATGGATCTAATTCTGAATGCAGATGATCAGCATTTGGAAGCAGATAAAGTAACGTTAGAAGatgaaaacatttctctcacTTTGCAACTCAGTCAGACACAAAGTCACCACAGTGCAGATAAACGTGATATGAAACAAACTTTGGAATCTGTGACAGTAGAGGAACACTTTATAAAGAGTTCTGACATTCTTGTTGACGTTGTTAGTACCAACACCTCTAAAATCCTTGACATACTTGATATTTCAGATGACACCATCAAAACTGTTACTCTTGAACCTGAAAGTCAAAATCACCCGTCTGTGACTATGATGCCTCCTACCCAATGCCCAGAGTCACCATCTAAGCCGTCTGCTCCCACGGACTCAAACAGTCACATGCTCATTGGGTTTTCTGACAAAGGCCTGCTAGAGAATACTTGTACAAACCAAAAGGATGAACAGACAGAATCAGAAAGATCATTTTCTTCTCAGAATCCTCATGATGGGTCACAcgaaaaatccaaactatctgagagtgagaagaaaaatgaatttCTAGATTTAGTCAAGCCAGAGAACTCATTGCATGACCCTGACAAAGATGAAATCTTTCCGGAGACTCAAGCCGAACATTTTATGGAAAGGCAACCACAGCTTTATGACGATCAAATTGATCCTGCTGCATCAGACATGAAGGTGCAGACACAAAGTTCTTCTCCAGAAGAAGCAGGAAATGCTACAAGTCCCCAGATTGTGCAGCGACTTAGCGATGAGCAATTAGGGTCTGCAGACAATCTTGAGGAGCACAAACATAGCCAAAGCAACCAAGAACATCTGCAGGAATCCACAGCTCCAAACCAGTCAAAGACCAATAACACAAGTCAGGAGAACGAGGAGCATTCCGAAGACGACGAGAAAGGGCAGTCCTTTGATTTTGATGACATGGACTCAGACGTAGCTGTAGAAATACAAACCATTACAAATTCCCAGGAAGAGGAAGTCGAGGTAGGTGTTGATGTCCTCAGTGATATGTTGGCGCCGAGTCCAACTAAGCTTCAAGTAGTACaagaaaattcacaagaaaagcCAATGGATCCTGAAGTGTGTGCAGATGTAGCTCCGGCAGACAAAGACCTCCATGTGGAGGCTTTGGGAATTGCGGAAGACCAGAAGGAAAAAATGCGGCAAGAGAAGATTGACGCAACGGATGAGCAAATCTTTGTTACAAAAGACACGCCGCCTAGCAAAGCTGGGGAGTTTAGTGTTTTAGAAAACACACGTGAAGACCAGCCCCCCCCTCAAGCAGTGTCTTTATCAGTAGAAGAAGCGTTAAATGATGTTGGACAACCGCAGGGAGATTTAAGTGCAACCAAAATGGGACGTAACCGAGTGACCGAAAAGCAACCAAAAAATAGCAAGAAGGGCAAAAGCAAAGGCAAAGATGACTGCAAGATGACTTAG